A region from the Candidatus Electrothrix scaldis genome encodes:
- a CDS encoding TIGR00266 family protein, giving the protein MSGRVAHEIDYEIFGHEMQFVEIELDPQESVVAEAGSMMYMSDFIKMDTVFGDGSASSQQGGFFDKMLGAGKRLITGEGLFITMFTFQGQGKGKVAFASPYPGKIIPLDLNRYGNRIICQKDAFLCAAKGVAIGIAFQKRIGTALFGGEGFIMQQLDGDGICFVHAGGTIVERQLQAGETLRVDTGCLVALTQTVDYDIEYVGNVKSAVFGGEGFFFATLRGPGHVWLQSLPFSRLAGKIWAAAPQAGGKSVGEGSVLGNISTLFEQ; this is encoded by the coding sequence ATGTCAGGACGGGTTGCGCACGAGATTGATTACGAAATCTTCGGCCACGAGATGCAGTTTGTCGAGATTGAGCTCGATCCCCAGGAAAGTGTGGTTGCAGAAGCAGGGAGCATGATGTACATGAGCGATTTTATTAAAATGGACACCGTATTTGGTGACGGCTCTGCCTCGTCACAGCAAGGCGGTTTCTTTGACAAGATGCTCGGAGCAGGTAAACGACTGATCACCGGCGAAGGCCTCTTCATTACCATGTTTACCTTTCAGGGCCAGGGAAAGGGCAAGGTCGCCTTTGCCTCGCCCTATCCCGGCAAAATCATCCCCTTGGATCTGAACCGCTACGGCAACCGAATTATCTGTCAGAAGGATGCCTTTCTCTGTGCGGCCAAGGGGGTGGCCATAGGGATCGCCTTTCAGAAGAGAATCGGCACCGCCCTGTTCGGTGGCGAAGGATTCATCATGCAGCAGCTGGACGGTGACGGCATCTGCTTTGTCCATGCAGGTGGCACTATCGTCGAACGGCAGCTCCAGGCCGGAGAGACCCTGCGGGTGGATACGGGCTGCCTGGTCGCCCTGACCCAGACTGTGGATTATGATATTGAATATGTGGGTAATGTGAAATCAGCGGTCTTCGGCGGTGAAGGATTCTTCTTTGCCACCCTGCGCGGACCGGGTCATGTCTGGTTGCAGTCCCTGCCCTTCTCCCGCCTGGCCGGGAAGATCTGGGCGGCGGCTCCTCAGGCCGGAGGAAAAAGCGTGGGTGAGGGGTCAGTACTTGGAAATATCTCTACCCTGTTTGAGCAGTAA